One window of the Enterobacter huaxiensis genome contains the following:
- a CDS encoding DUF883 domain-containing protein, translating to MFNRPNRNEINDDAQDIRNDVSQLADTLEDVLKSWGSDAKDEADAAKRKAQSLLRETRAKMNGRSRTTQAACDMASCATTFVREKPLCTLGTVAAVGIFVGALLSLRK from the coding sequence ATGTTTAACAGACCGAACCGAAACGAAATTAACGACGACGCTCAGGATATTCGTAATGATGTCAGCCAATTAGCGGACACGCTGGAAGACGTGCTGAAGTCCTGGGGCTCTGATGCGAAGGACGAAGCAGATGCCGCGAAACGTAAGGCTCAGTCTCTGCTGCGTGAGACGCGTGCCAAAATGAATGGCCGCTCGCGCACCACCCAGGCGGCCTGCGACATGGCCAGCTGTGCGACGACCTTCGTACGTGAAAAACCACTTTGTACGCTGGGAACCGTAGCCGCCGTCGGTATTTTTGTCGGCGCGCTGCTTAGCCTGCGTAAGTAA
- a CDS encoding DUF2002 family protein has protein sequence MYLRPDEVARVLEKAGFTMDEVTSKAYGYRRGENYVYVNREARMGRTALIIHPTLKDRSQSFAEPASDIKTCDHYQQFPLYLGGERHEHYGIPHGFSSRMALERFLKGLFGDVQ, from the coding sequence ATGTATTTACGACCCGATGAGGTGGCGCGCGTTCTTGAAAAAGCGGGATTCACCATGGATGAGGTAACATCAAAAGCGTATGGATATCGCCGTGGCGAGAATTACGTTTATGTGAACCGTGAAGCAAGAATGGGGCGCACCGCTCTCATTATTCACCCGACGCTGAAAGACAGAAGTCAGTCATTTGCTGAGCCTGCCTCGGATATTAAAACCTGCGATCATTATCAGCAATTTCCGCTCTATTTAGGCGGTGAAAGGCATGAGCATTATGGTATTCCGCACGGTTTCAGCTCGCGAATGGCGCTGGAGCGGTTTCTGAAGGGACTGTTTGGCGACGTTCAATAA
- the alaE gene encoding L-alanine exporter AlaE, with translation MFSPQSRLRHAVADTFAMVVYCSVVNMLIEIFLSGMSFEQSLSSRLVAIPVNIVIAWPYGLYRDAVMRLARRLSPAGWVKNLADVLAYVTFQSPVYVAILLVVGADWHQIAAAVSSNIVISMLMGAVYGYFLDYCRRLFKVSQYSQAKA, from the coding sequence ATGTTCTCACCGCAGTCCCGCCTGCGCCATGCGGTAGCGGATACTTTCGCGATGGTTGTCTACTGTTCCGTCGTGAACATGCTGATTGAAATATTCCTCTCCGGAATGTCCTTCGAGCAGTCGCTTTCTTCTCGTCTGGTGGCGATCCCGGTCAACATCGTTATTGCATGGCCTTACGGTTTATACCGTGATGCGGTGATGCGTCTTGCCCGACGCCTTAGCCCGGCGGGTTGGGTGAAAAACCTGGCAGACGTGCTGGCATACGTGACGTTCCAGTCGCCGGTTTACGTCGCTATTCTGCTGGTCGTCGGTGCAGACTGGCATCAAATCGCTGCAGCGGTCAGCTCAAACATTGTGATTTCGATGTTGATGGGTGCGGTATACGGCTATTTTCTCGACTACTGTCGCCGCCTGTTTAAAGTCAGCCAGTACAGCCAGGCGAAGGCGTGA
- the stpA gene encoding DNA-binding protein StpA, with protein sequence MSLTLQNLNNIRTLRALARELSMDVLEEVLEKVRIVAEEKRSEQAEFEQQRAEQQDKINALLERMKADGISPSDLLGTDLAQAGQPAKKRKAREAKYRFIDVNGEEKTWTGQGRTPKPIASALANGKSLDDFLI encoded by the coding sequence ATGTCTCTGACGTTACAGAATCTTAATAATATCCGCACGCTTCGTGCGCTGGCGCGTGAATTATCCATGGACGTTCTGGAAGAAGTGCTGGAAAAAGTCAGGATTGTCGCGGAAGAAAAACGCAGCGAGCAGGCGGAGTTCGAGCAGCAGCGTGCTGAGCAGCAGGATAAAATTAACGCCCTGCTGGAGCGAATGAAAGCTGACGGTATTTCCCCGAGCGATCTGCTGGGCACAGACCTGGCGCAGGCCGGTCAACCAGCGAAAAAACGCAAAGCGCGTGAAGCTAAATATCGCTTTATTGACGTGAACGGTGAAGAGAAAACCTGGACCGGTCAGGGCCGTACGCCGAAGCCAATCGCGAGCGCGCTGGCAAACGGTAAATCACTGGATGATTTCTTGATCTAA
- a CDS encoding YqaE/Pmp3 family membrane protein: MGFWRIVFTIVLPPLGVLLGKGFGWAFLLNILLTLLGYIPGLIHAFWVQTKS; the protein is encoded by the coding sequence ATGGGTTTTTGGCGTATTGTTTTCACGATCGTTCTGCCGCCGCTGGGCGTGCTGCTTGGCAAAGGTTTCGGCTGGGCATTCCTCCTGAATATCCTTCTGACCCTGCTGGGGTATATTCCCGGTCTTATTCACGCTTTTTGGGTTCAGACCAAAAGCTAG
- a CDS encoding LysR substrate-binding domain-containing protein, translating to MNSIFTEENLLAFTTAARFGSFSKAAAELGVTTSAISYTIKRMETGLDVVLFVRNTRSIELTESGFYFYRKATDLLNDFHAIKRGIDTISQGIETRVRICINQLLYTPRHTARLLQVLKKQFPTCQITVTTEVYNGVWDSIINNQANIAIGAPDTLLDGGGIDYTEIGAIRWVFAIAPSHPLAFTPEPIAESQLRLYPNIMVEDTAHTINKKVGWLLHGQEAILVPDFNTKCQCQILGEGIGFLPEYMVREAVEDGLLIARRINNPRQDSRMLLATQHAATGQVTRWIKQQFGPEGVLTGIYSDLLWRA from the coding sequence ATGAATTCCATCTTTACCGAAGAGAACCTGCTGGCCTTCACCACCGCAGCGCGCTTTGGCAGCTTCAGCAAGGCCGCCGCCGAGCTGGGCGTCACCACCTCGGCCATCAGCTACACCATTAAGCGTATGGAGACCGGGCTGGACGTAGTGCTGTTTGTGCGTAACACGCGCAGCATCGAGCTGACCGAGTCTGGCTTTTACTTCTACCGCAAAGCCACCGACCTGCTGAATGACTTCCACGCCATCAAGCGCGGGATAGATACCATTTCCCAGGGGATCGAAACGCGGGTGCGCATCTGTATCAACCAGCTTTTATATACGCCACGCCATACCGCCCGGCTGCTGCAGGTGTTGAAAAAACAGTTCCCCACCTGCCAGATCACGGTAACGACCGAGGTGTACAACGGCGTCTGGGATTCGATCATTAATAACCAGGCCAATATCGCCATTGGCGCGCCGGATACGCTGCTCGACGGCGGCGGCATTGACTACACCGAGATTGGCGCCATACGCTGGGTCTTTGCGATTGCCCCGTCGCATCCGCTGGCGTTTACGCCGGAGCCAATAGCGGAAAGCCAGCTCCGCCTTTATCCGAATATCATGGTGGAAGATACTGCTCACACCATCAATAAGAAGGTCGGCTGGCTTCTTCACGGGCAGGAGGCCATTCTGGTGCCGGATTTCAACACCAAATGCCAGTGTCAGATCCTGGGGGAAGGCATTGGTTTTTTACCGGAATATATGGTGCGAGAGGCGGTGGAGGACGGTCTGCTGATTGCGCGGCGTATCAATAACCCGCGTCAGGACTCGCGCATGCTGCTTGCCACACAGCATGCGGCGACCGGCCAGGTCACGCGCTGGATCAAACAGCAGTTTGGGCCTGAAGGGGTGCTGACCGGGATCTACAGCGATTTACTCTGGCGCGCCTAG
- a CDS encoding ankyrin repeat domain-containing protein — protein MSENELVTEFLLSAEQGNVDALKACLDKGVDINATNRQKRTAIIIASLKKQYSSVEFLISAGADIDRQDHTCFNPFLISCLTNDLTLLRLVLTAKPDLDRLTRFGGVGITPASEKGHVEIVRELLEKTDINVNHTNFVGWTPLLEAIVLNDGGAKQQEIVKLLLDNGANPHMTDKYGKTPLELAREKGFDAIADLLLAAGA, from the coding sequence ATGTCTGAAAATGAACTCGTTACTGAATTTCTGCTGTCGGCAGAGCAGGGCAACGTTGATGCCCTAAAAGCCTGCCTGGATAAAGGTGTGGATATTAATGCCACCAACCGCCAGAAAAGAACCGCCATTATTATTGCCAGCCTCAAAAAACAGTATTCCAGCGTTGAGTTTTTAATTTCTGCCGGCGCGGATATCGATCGGCAGGACCACACCTGCTTCAACCCTTTCCTGATTAGCTGCCTGACCAACGATCTCACCCTGCTGCGCCTTGTCCTTACGGCTAAACCGGATCTCGATCGCCTGACGCGTTTCGGCGGCGTGGGCATCACGCCTGCCAGCGAAAAGGGGCACGTTGAGATTGTGCGCGAGCTGCTGGAAAAAACCGATATCAACGTCAACCATACCAACTTTGTCGGCTGGACGCCGCTGCTGGAAGCCATCGTACTCAACGACGGCGGCGCGAAGCAGCAGGAGATCGTCAAGCTGCTGCTGGACAACGGCGCAAACCCGCACATGACCGATAAATACGGTAAAACCCCGCTCGAACTGGCGCGGGAAAAAGGCTTCGACGCGATCGCTGACCTGCTGCTGGCGGCAGGCGCATAA
- the fdrA gene encoding acyl-CoA synthetase FdrA — protein sequence MPTKIVIKKNTYFDSVSLMSVSTKANKLPGVEQAFVAMATEMNKGVLKNLGLLTPELAEAKNGDLMIVIKGDAANDETLAAIEALFIRKESAGSHEARYATTASAKTHRPEANLAVISVNGTFAAREARQALENDLNVMLFSDNVSLDDELALKQLAHEKGLLMMGPDCGTAIINGAGLCFANAVRRGSIGIVGASGTGSQELSVRIHEFGGGVSQLIGTGGRDLSEKIGGLMMLDAIEMLEADDATQVIALISKPPAPAVAEKVLDRARACRKPVVVCFLGRNEPPADEDGLQFARGTKEAALKAVLLNGIKKESLDLHPLNWPLIEEVRARLTPQQKYIRGLFCGGTLCDEAMFAALAKFDDVYSNIQPDPSKRLSDISVSKAHTFLDFGDDDFTNGKPHPMIDPTNRISRLLQEARDPEVGVIVMDFVLGFGAHEDPVGVMLDAIKEAQAIAKADNRPLEILGYVLGTDQDPQSLAQQCQLLTDAGVIWASSSTNTGLLAREFVCKGEKA from the coding sequence ATGCCAACCAAAATCGTTATAAAAAAGAACACCTATTTTGATTCGGTGTCATTGATGTCCGTTTCCACCAAAGCCAATAAGCTGCCGGGCGTTGAACAGGCATTTGTGGCAATGGCGACGGAAATGAATAAAGGCGTCCTAAAAAATCTCGGGCTATTAACGCCGGAATTAGCGGAAGCCAAAAACGGCGATCTGATGATCGTAATTAAAGGCGACGCGGCGAATGATGAAACGCTGGCGGCCATTGAAGCCTTATTCATTCGTAAAGAGAGCGCGGGCTCCCATGAGGCGCGCTACGCGACGACTGCCAGCGCCAAAACCCATCGCCCTGAGGCAAACCTGGCGGTGATATCGGTAAACGGCACCTTCGCCGCACGCGAAGCGCGCCAGGCGCTGGAAAACGACCTCAACGTGATGCTGTTTTCCGACAACGTATCGCTCGACGACGAGCTGGCGCTGAAGCAGCTGGCGCATGAGAAAGGGCTGCTGATGATGGGGCCGGACTGCGGCACCGCCATCATCAACGGCGCGGGACTATGCTTTGCTAACGCGGTGCGCCGCGGCTCGATTGGCATCGTCGGCGCATCCGGCACCGGCAGCCAGGAGCTGAGCGTGCGCATTCACGAATTCGGCGGCGGCGTATCGCAGCTGATCGGCACCGGCGGCCGCGATCTGAGCGAAAAAATCGGCGGCCTGATGATGCTCGACGCCATCGAGATGCTGGAGGCCGACGACGCCACGCAGGTGATTGCGCTGATCTCCAAGCCGCCCGCGCCAGCCGTGGCGGAGAAAGTGCTGGACCGCGCGCGCGCCTGCCGCAAGCCCGTGGTCGTCTGCTTCCTTGGGCGCAACGAACCGCCAGCCGATGAAGACGGCCTGCAGTTTGCGCGCGGCACCAAAGAGGCCGCGCTGAAGGCGGTCCTGCTTAACGGCATCAAAAAAGAATCCCTCGATCTACACCCGCTCAACTGGCCGCTGATTGAAGAAGTGCGCGCCCGCCTGACCCCGCAGCAAAAGTACATACGCGGCCTGTTCTGCGGCGGAACGCTGTGCGACGAGGCGATGTTCGCGGCGCTTGCGAAATTCGACGACGTCTACAGCAACATCCAGCCGGATCCGTCTAAGCGCCTGAGCGACATCAGCGTCAGTAAAGCCCACACCTTCCTCGACTTTGGCGACGACGACTTCACCAACGGCAAACCGCACCCAATGATCGACCCGACCAACCGCATCAGCCGCCTGCTGCAGGAGGCGCGCGATCCGGAGGTGGGCGTCATCGTCATGGACTTCGTGCTGGGCTTCGGCGCGCACGAGGATCCGGTCGGCGTGATGCTCGACGCCATTAAGGAGGCGCAGGCGATTGCGAAGGCCGATAACCGCCCTCTGGAGATCCTTGGCTACGTGCTCGGCACTGACCAGGATCCGCAATCGCTGGCGCAGCAGTGTCAGCTGCTGACCGACGCTGGCGTTATCTGGGCCAGCAGCAGCACCAATACCGGATTACTGGCGCGCGAATTTGTCTGCAAAGGGGAGAAAGCATAA
- a CDS encoding DUF1116 domain-containing protein, with amino-acid sequence MTTLFNQPLNVINVGIAMFSDDLKKQHVPVTQLDWTPPGQGNMQVVEALDQLAEKPLAEKIAAANQIALERIIQSHPVLVGYDQAINVVPGMTRTTILHAGPPVSWEKMCGAMKGAVTGALVFEGLATDLDDAARLAASGDITFSPCHEHDCVGSMAGVTSASMFMHIVENKTYGNRAFTNLSEQMAKILRMGANDQSVIDRLNWMRDVLGPMLRDAMKIIGEIDLRLMLTQALHMGDECHNRNNAGTTLLIQALTPGLIQAGYPVEQQREVFEFVASSDYFSGPTWMAMCKAALDAAHGIEYSTVVTTMARNGYEFGLRISGLPGQWFTGPAQQVIGPMFAGYRPEDSGLDIGDSAITETYGIGGFAMATAPAIVALVGGTVDEAIDFSRQMREITLGENPNVTIPLLSFMGIPTAIDVTKVAGSGILPVINTAIAHKDAGIGMIGAGIVHPPFSCFEKALLTFRDRYFL; translated from the coding sequence ATGACCACCTTATTCAACCAGCCGCTGAACGTCATTAACGTCGGCATCGCAATGTTCAGCGATGACCTCAAAAAACAGCATGTTCCCGTGACCCAGCTCGACTGGACGCCGCCGGGGCAGGGCAATATGCAGGTCGTTGAGGCGCTCGACCAGCTGGCGGAAAAACCGCTGGCGGAGAAGATCGCCGCCGCTAACCAAATCGCCCTTGAGCGCATTATTCAGTCCCATCCGGTGCTGGTGGGCTACGACCAGGCCATTAACGTTGTGCCGGGCATGACCCGCACCACCATTCTGCACGCCGGTCCGCCCGTCTCATGGGAAAAGATGTGCGGGGCGATGAAGGGCGCGGTCACCGGGGCGCTGGTGTTCGAAGGGCTGGCGACGGATCTGGACGACGCGGCAAGGCTGGCAGCTTCAGGCGATATTACCTTCTCGCCGTGCCACGAGCATGACTGCGTGGGCTCGATGGCGGGCGTCACCTCCGCGTCGATGTTTATGCACATCGTTGAAAACAAAACCTACGGCAACCGCGCCTTCACCAACCTCAGCGAGCAGATGGCGAAGATCCTGCGCATGGGGGCCAACGACCAGAGCGTGATCGACCGTCTGAACTGGATGCGCGACGTGCTCGGCCCGATGCTGCGCGACGCAATGAAGATTATCGGCGAAATTGACCTGCGCCTGATGCTGACCCAGGCGCTGCACATGGGCGACGAGTGCCACAACCGCAACAACGCCGGCACCACGCTGCTGATCCAGGCGCTGACGCCGGGGCTGATTCAGGCGGGCTATCCGGTGGAGCAGCAGCGCGAGGTATTCGAGTTTGTCGCCAGCAGCGACTACTTCTCCGGCCCGACGTGGATGGCGATGTGTAAGGCCGCGCTGGACGCCGCGCACGGCATTGAGTACAGCACCGTCGTCACCACCATGGCGCGCAACGGCTACGAGTTTGGCCTGCGCATTTCGGGCCTTCCCGGACAGTGGTTCACCGGCCCGGCGCAGCAGGTGATCGGCCCCATGTTCGCGGGCTACAGGCCGGAAGACTCCGGGCTGGACATTGGCGACAGCGCCATCACCGAAACCTACGGCATCGGCGGCTTTGCCATGGCGACGGCCCCGGCAATCGTTGCGCTGGTGGGCGGCACGGTGGATGAAGCCATCGATTTCTCCCGCCAGATGCGCGAAATCACGCTTGGCGAAAACCCGAACGTCACCATTCCGCTGCTCTCCTTTATGGGCATCCCTACCGCCATCGACGTCACCAAAGTGGCGGGCAGCGGCATTCTGCCGGTGATCAACACCGCCATTGCCCACAAAGACGCGGGCATCGGCATGATTGGGGCGGGCATCGTTCACCCGCCGTTTAGCTGTTTTGAAAAGGCGCTGTTGACCTTCCGCGATCGCTACTTTTTATAA
- a CDS encoding xanthine permease, with translation MKNMKLEWKRGDWAAYFGLMTNNLTNLLTMMGLLIFVVGIPKEIVYGRIAPAFGLAVLVASICYAWFGLQMARATGRTDVTALPSGPSAPSIFTVTFLVLMPVYQQTGDADFAIQIGLVWCFVEAMILAGGSFLGETIRKMIPRTVLLSCLSGLGLLLLAMNPMLQAFEAPTVSFIVLLLIFINWFGKKPIFAKIPTGLLLLIAGTALAWISGLQSPEAIKASMSSFGFNPPQVHVEGFLQGLPHALPYLASAVPLGLANYIFDLENIESAHAAGDPYPTRKVMLANGLASMLGCLMGNPFPVTVYVGHPGWKAMGASIGYTLASGVTMFIVPLFGLGAFMLAIIPMTAIVPILVFIGVVTANQVVRETPKVEVPVIFICLFPWIANWALTMMNSVMGAAGTSAAKIGTDVLHSKGIYYEGLMHLGNGAPLASMLWGCIAIFSIINKPLRGAVAAAVGALLALFGVIHAPVVGFAEGSSLMFVTAYLMMGGMFVVKHFLDSREAASAAAPVSES, from the coding sequence ATGAAAAACATGAAACTGGAGTGGAAAAGAGGTGACTGGGCGGCCTATTTCGGGTTGATGACCAACAACCTGACCAATTTGCTGACCATGATGGGGCTGCTCATTTTTGTCGTCGGCATCCCGAAGGAGATTGTTTATGGACGCATCGCGCCCGCCTTCGGGCTGGCGGTGCTGGTCGCGAGTATTTGCTACGCATGGTTCGGCCTGCAGATGGCGCGCGCCACCGGACGAACGGACGTTACCGCGCTACCGTCCGGCCCGAGCGCGCCGTCGATTTTTACCGTGACCTTCCTGGTGCTGATGCCCGTTTATCAGCAAACGGGCGATGCGGATTTTGCTATCCAAATCGGCCTGGTGTGGTGTTTTGTTGAAGCGATGATCCTGGCGGGCGGTTCGTTCCTGGGGGAAACCATCCGCAAGATGATCCCGCGTACCGTGCTGCTGTCGTGCCTGTCCGGTTTAGGCCTGCTGCTGCTGGCGATGAACCCTATGCTGCAGGCGTTCGAAGCGCCGACCGTGTCGTTTATCGTGCTGCTGCTGATCTTCATCAACTGGTTTGGCAAAAAGCCGATCTTCGCCAAAATCCCGACCGGCCTGCTGCTGCTAATTGCCGGTACGGCGCTGGCGTGGATTTCCGGCCTGCAAAGCCCGGAGGCGATCAAAGCCTCGATGTCGTCGTTCGGCTTTAACCCGCCGCAGGTGCACGTGGAAGGTTTCCTGCAGGGCCTGCCGCACGCCTTGCCGTACCTGGCCTCTGCCGTCCCGCTGGGGCTGGCGAACTACATCTTTGACCTTGAAAACATCGAAAGCGCCCACGCGGCGGGCGATCCCTACCCAACCCGTAAGGTGATGCTGGCGAACGGCCTGGCCTCCATGCTCGGCTGCCTGATGGGCAACCCGTTCCCGGTGACGGTCTACGTTGGTCATCCCGGCTGGAAAGCGATGGGGGCCAGCATCGGCTACACGCTGGCCTCGGGCGTGACCATGTTCATCGTGCCGCTGTTCGGTCTGGGGGCGTTTATGCTCGCCATCATTCCGATGACCGCCATCGTGCCGATACTGGTGTTTATCGGCGTCGTGACGGCCAACCAGGTGGTCAGGGAAACCCCCAAGGTAGAGGTGCCGGTGATCTTCATCTGCCTGTTCCCGTGGATCGCCAACTGGGCGCTGACCATGATGAACAGCGTGATGGGGGCGGCAGGCACCAGCGCGGCGAAAATCGGTACCGATGTGCTGCACAGCAAGGGGATCTACTACGAAGGGCTGATGCATCTCGGCAACGGCGCACCGCTCGCCAGCATGCTGTGGGGCTGCATCGCCATCTTCTCCATCATCAATAAGCCGCTGCGCGGTGCCGTTGCGGCAGCCGTCGGCGCGCTGCTGGCGCTTTTCGGCGTCATCCACGCCCCGGTGGTGGGCTTTGCCGAAGGCAGTTCCCTGATGTTCGTTACGGCCTACCTGATGATGGGCGGCATGTTCGTGGTGAAGCATTTCCTCGATAGCCGGGAAGCGGCGAGCGCTGCGGCACCGGTTTCTGAGTCCTGA
- a CDS encoding carbamate kinase family protein encodes MKELMVVAIGGNSIIKDNVSQSVEHQVQAVKAVAESVLEMLASDYDIVLTHGNGPQVGLDLRRAEIAHEREGLPLTPLANCVADTQGGIGYLIQQALNNRLAARGEQKAVTVVTQVEVDKNDPGFTHPTKPIGAFFSEAQRDALQLAHPDWHFVEDSGRGYRRVVASPQPLRIVEADAIKALTQKGFVVIGAGGGGIPVVRSEQGDYQSVDAVIDKDLSTALLAREIRADVLAITTGVEKVCVNFGKPNQQALDTVSVAQMTRYMDEGHFPAGSMLPKIVASLEFLKHGGRRVIITSPDCLPAALRGETGTHIVNEGR; translated from the coding sequence ATGAAAGAACTCATGGTCGTCGCCATCGGCGGCAACAGCATTATCAAAGACAACGTCAGCCAGTCGGTTGAACATCAGGTGCAGGCGGTGAAAGCGGTGGCTGAGTCGGTGCTCGAAATGCTGGCCTCCGACTATGACATTGTGCTCACCCACGGCAACGGCCCTCAGGTTGGGCTGGATCTGCGCCGCGCCGAAATCGCCCACGAGCGGGAAGGGCTGCCGCTGACGCCGCTGGCCAACTGCGTGGCGGATACCCAGGGCGGCATCGGCTACCTGATCCAGCAGGCGCTGAACAACCGCCTGGCCGCGCGCGGCGAGCAGAAGGCGGTCACGGTCGTTACTCAGGTTGAGGTGGATAAAAACGATCCCGGCTTCACGCACCCGACGAAGCCTATCGGCGCGTTCTTCAGCGAGGCGCAGCGCGATGCGCTACAGCTCGCGCACCCGGACTGGCATTTTGTTGAGGATTCCGGTCGGGGCTACCGCCGCGTGGTGGCTTCCCCGCAGCCGCTGCGGATTGTCGAAGCGGACGCCATCAAGGCGCTGACGCAGAAAGGCTTTGTGGTGATCGGCGCGGGCGGTGGCGGTATTCCTGTGGTTCGCAGCGAGCAGGGAGATTATCAGAGCGTCGACGCGGTGATTGATAAAGATCTCTCCACCGCGCTGCTGGCGCGCGAAATCCGCGCCGACGTGCTGGCGATCACCACAGGCGTCGAGAAAGTGTGCGTTAACTTCGGCAAGCCGAACCAGCAGGCGCTGGATACGGTCAGCGTGGCGCAGATGACGCGCTACATGGATGAGGGCCACTTCCCGGCAGGCAGCATGCTGCCCAAAATCGTCGCCTCGCTGGAATTTTTAAAACACGGCGGCAGGCGCGTGATTATCACCTCGCCGGACTGCCTGCCCGCGGCGCTGCGCGGAGAAACCGGTACCCACATCGTTAATGAAGGAAGATAA
- a CDS encoding amidohydrolase family protein, with translation MTENKSRREFISQSGKMVTACALFGATGSVAYAADSTKATCETGKPMNVTAPHYYLDNVLLEAGFNVDGGVATGTRTELKTLEIKDGKIVALRDNNSHADATLPHYDAGKKLMLPAMRDMHIHLDKTFYGGPWRSLNRPVGTTIQDMIRLEQKLLPELQPYTQERAEKLIDLIQSKGSSIARSHCNIEPVSGLKNLENLQAVLARRKAGFDCEIVAFPQHGLLLSNSEKLMREAMQAGAHYVGGLDPTNVDGAMEKSLDTMFQIALDYDKGVDIHLHETSPAGVAAVNYMVETVEKTPALKGKLTISHAFALATLNEQQVDEIATRMAAQQVTIASTVPIGTLHMPLKQLREKGVFVMTGTDSVIDHWSPYGLGDMLEKANLYAQLYIRPNEQTLSRALGIATGDVLPLNDKGERVWPKAQDDASFVLVDASCSAEAVARISPRTATFHKGNLVWGTVS, from the coding sequence ATGACTGAAAATAAAAGCCGCCGTGAGTTTATCAGCCAGAGCGGCAAAATGGTTACCGCCTGCGCGCTGTTTGGCGCCACCGGATCCGTCGCGTATGCTGCTGATTCCACGAAGGCAACCTGCGAGACCGGCAAACCAATGAACGTCACCGCACCACACTATTACCTCGACAACGTGCTGCTGGAGGCCGGATTTAACGTCGACGGCGGCGTAGCGACAGGCACCCGCACCGAGCTGAAAACGCTGGAGATTAAAGACGGGAAGATCGTCGCCCTGCGCGACAATAACAGCCACGCCGACGCCACGCTGCCGCACTATGATGCGGGTAAAAAGCTGATGCTTCCGGCGATGCGCGACATGCACATCCATCTGGATAAAACCTTTTACGGCGGCCCGTGGCGCTCGCTGAACCGTCCGGTGGGAACGACCATTCAGGATATGATCCGCCTGGAGCAGAAGCTGCTGCCTGAGCTGCAGCCCTACACCCAGGAGCGTGCGGAAAAGCTTATCGATCTGATCCAGTCGAAAGGTTCCTCCATCGCCCGCAGCCACTGCAACATTGAGCCGGTTTCTGGCCTGAAAAACCTGGAAAATTTGCAGGCGGTGCTGGCTCGCCGCAAAGCGGGTTTTGACTGCGAAATCGTCGCCTTCCCGCAGCACGGCCTGCTGCTGTCAAACTCTGAAAAGCTGATGCGCGAGGCGATGCAGGCCGGGGCGCACTACGTGGGCGGGCTGGACCCGACCAACGTCGACGGCGCGATGGAGAAATCCCTCGACACCATGTTCCAGATTGCGCTGGACTACGACAAAGGGGTGGATATTCACCTGCACGAAACCAGCCCGGCGGGCGTGGCGGCGGTAAACTACATGGTGGAAACCGTGGAAAAAACGCCGGCGCTGAAGGGGAAACTCACCATCAGCCACGCCTTTGCGCTGGCCACGCTCAACGAGCAGCAGGTGGATGAGATTGCCACCCGCATGGCGGCGCAGCAGGTGACGATTGCTTCCACCGTGCCGATTGGCACCCTGCACATGCCGCTGAAGCAGCTTCGCGAGAAGGGCGTGTTTGTCATGACGGGAACCGACAGCGTAATCGACCACTGGTCGCCGTACGGCCTGGGGGACATGCTGGAAAAAGCTAACCTCTATGCGCAGCTCTATATCCGCCCGAACGAGCAGACGCTTTCCCGCGCGCTCGGCATCGCCACCGGCGACGTGCTGCCGCTGAACGACAAAGGCGAACGCGTGTGGCCAAAAGCGCAGGACGACGCCAGCTTTGTGCTGGTAGACGCCTCCTGCTCCGCCGAGGCCGTGGCGCGTATTTCCCCGCGCACCGCGACGTTCCACAAGGGAAATCTGGTCTGGGGCACCGTGAGCTAA